One Hemibagrus wyckioides isolate EC202008001 linkage group LG09, SWU_Hwy_1.0, whole genome shotgun sequence DNA segment encodes these proteins:
- the LOC131359105 gene encoding up-regulator of cell proliferation-like, with translation MASTAKNTKSKAFGSGPGSSKRDSITPCDAHLSLLKTLGLEKYYPNKLTLRTLVEINSATVSNEKIDSLQAIPWAFLRKLLMVNSNSRFMLSALCENDKSDDLFSEEDSDGSFNLLDLHTAFFLCADSFLQQEIALKMSMCQFAVPFVLPHGVHNQCTLMLWALRAILKEWRPQSMAESKGFVEDSVVNAKIPLVSFVRLSNCSLSKSQVLNQVLNNSQQHHDFFTHREMIGGSAPRVIANGLVEICWSLPCGNSSIDVFPEAVAVANLRGDVCTFRQQFSFLTQVSTATFVFLDSVEENEQRLFASLQEINSKIFLVVNSQRKMTQDVKSSIEAVIDTLQLNRDHIIKKSQKVNLATFAKSINSSINTILSECQKSFSIDSMKKTAQELGLAVDEIQGKASVSAEEMAETVMKTIGVRQITDYKKTQLPLQGESWKRLANKEKQQCRLQNSEGMSLEEFKVKLQKEIKEIRNKQNQYKMTKTMEIFIDALLGSDDTERAFFLKWMGLKMDMRSRKQMSKLQRQYRECEQNRDRDAIAQLDQELLDSSLGIEHYMREMGQIYEAASFGSNKISDKISSLPSLVAKMLLAGFPLEILDGDASNIPEKWVSDVLMELHSMVAEKSRLLVITVLGVQSSGKSTLLNTMFGVQFAVGSGRCTRGAYMILIPVGEDLKEELLCDFVLLIDTEGLKSPALAQLEDSYEHDNELATFVIGLSDVTIINIAMENSTEMKDVLQIAVHAFLRMKEVGKKTVCHFVHQNVGGVSANNKNLNERKKLLDQLNEMTVIAAGMEKKSNIKKFTDVLDYDVEKNNWYIPGLWHGTPPMAPVNSGYSVAVLDLKKTLFDILRARKNEEPSQIPGFLQWMRNLWKAVKFENFIFSFRNSLVAHAYGSLCKEFSDWEWSFKRHILPLISSAEVQLSNVETNSMDDVAGRLKKDLHKEIEVQTKSISEKLKDYYKKKERYVHLVEKYRADFGNSIKSLQSEMTEEVRKRVEFALEKRRNKEKVEDIQNKHSDIIKCKVLQLLQNYKDSEVTDEDLKADFERMWTQEMGNIRGFTEKDVPHDVFRNFRSSFEHRNVMQYLQTMGKLTEYGQEQFKAKKEHVKLGKLKRLIYANRSVKHDLQNTADNVISSCFRMIEQITQSKGDYQTAFTKDVLDEINEHLRKAGTNYDTKFEFDLKLHICGIASREFTEMHRKYLAEQDPLKHLKKFKSQYLSDFIDLYRKNDQCHRKAREFTQLCLKPAVTEYIEQSIGPDIVDAVLDKSPTEYSSRVLCQYTIQKELLEKSNFEDFNRYILQYNPYIKEWIYNSIVKCFSKDISLQNIKRKKLNDIMQKIIKAMAASKVDDNGTPLPNNERGARKLIQNFCKYMSCEISISMKKVEQVLFQNTADCASFTKSLNECIEEMKLQLIDEISDSDIKETLNSVSVKPQNVLFKRVFGCGKKCPFCKTPCEAERKEHQEHHAAVHRPKGLCGSLNNKALCEEICTSSVLGNRTFENQETDFEPQLYKDYRKYYPDWHITPDMSIEASDYWKYVMVTFNKQFAEFYNAEPAVYPDEWKKITKGQALLSLKKNIQGVLNLRRNSFPMV, from the coding sequence atgcACATCTTTCACTTTTGAAAACACTGGGACTTGAAAAGTACTACCCAAACAAGCTGACGCTGAGGACTTTAGTGGAAATCAACAGTGCCACTGTGTCCAATGAAAAGATTGACTCACTGCAAGCAATACCATGGGCCTTCCTGAGAAAGCTACTGATGGTTAATTCAAACTCAAGGTTTATGCTATCAGCACTTTGTGAAAATGATAAGTCAGATGActtgtttagtgaagaggacaGTGATGGTAGCTTTAACCTTCTAGATCTTCACACTGCCTTCTTTCTCTGTGCAGATAGTTTTCTCCAGCAAGAAATTGCACTGAAAATGTCAATGTGTCAGTTTGCGGTACCTTTTGTGTTACCTCACGGTGTACATAATCAATGTACTTTAATGTTATGGGCTCTTAGAGCTATCCTGAAAGAATGGCGTCCTCAATCAATGGCAGAGTCAAAAGGGTTTGTTGAAGACAGTGTTGTTAATGCAAAAATTCCCTTGGTATCATTTGTGAGATTAAGTAACTGCAGTTTGTCCAAGTCTCAGGTTTTGAACCAAGTGCTCAACAATTCACAGCAGCACCATGACTTCTTTACTCATCGAGAAATGATTGGAGGATCTGCTCCCAGGGTAATCGCTAATGGCTTGGTTGAAATTTGCTGGAGTCTTCCATGTGGAAACAGTAGCATTGATGTCTTTCCTGAGGCAGTGGCTGTTGCTAATTTAAGAGGGGATGTTTGCACTTTTAGACAACAGTTCAGTTTTCTTACTCAGGTGTCAACAGCTACCTTTGTGTTCCTGGACAGTGTTGAAGAAAATGAACAAAGGCTGTTTGCCTCTTTACAAGAAATAAACTCCAAAATATTTCTTGTGGTGAACTCTCAGAGAAAGATGACGCAGGATGTGAAGTCATCTATTGAGGCAGTAATTGATACTCTGCAACTGAATAGAGaccacataattaaaaaaagccaaaaagtgAATTTGGCTACTTTTGCAAAATCGATCAATTCTTCAATTAACACTATTCTAAGTGAATGCCAAAAATCATTTAGTATTGATTCTATGAAGAAGACCGCTCAGGAATTAGGTCTTGCTGTTGATGAGATTCAAGGAAAAGCCTCTGTCTCAGCAGAAGAAATGGCAGAGACAGTCATGAAAACTATTGGAGTTCGTCAAATAACAGACTATAAAAAGACACAGCTGCCACTGCAAGGTGAAAGTTGGAAAAGACTAGCTAATAAAGAGAAACAGCAATGCAGATTACAGAATTCAGAAGGAATGAGCCTGGAGGAATTTAAGGTAAAACTTCAAAAAGAAATTAAGGAAATTCGGAACAAACAAAATCAgtacaaaatgacaaaaacaatggAAATCTTTATTGATGCTTTGTTAGGCTCTGATGATACTGAGCGAGCCTTTTTTCTGAAATGGATGGGACTAAAGATGGACATGCGTTCACGCAAACAAATGTCAAAACTTCAACGGCAATACAGAGAGTGTGAACAAAATAGAGACAGAGATGCTATAGCCCAATTAGACCAGGAACTTCTTGATTCTTCTCTTGGCATAGAGCATTACATGAGAGAAATGGGACAGATCTATGAAGCTGCTTCATTTGGATCAAACAAAATCTCTGATAAAATAAGCAGTCTCCCTAGTCTGGTTGCCAAAATGCTCCTAGCTGGGTTTCCTCTTGAGATACTTGATGGAGATGCATCAAATATCCCAGAGAAATGGGTGAGTGATGTTCTCATGGAGCTTCACTCGATGGTTGCGGAGAAGAGCCGTTTACTGGTAATAACTGTGTTAGGGGTTCAGAGTTCTGGTAAATCAACACTGCTCAACACTATGTTTGGAGTTCAGTTTGCAGTGGGTAGTGGACGATGCACACGTGGAGCATACATGATTCTCATACCTGTGGGTGAAGACTTGAAGGAAGAGTTACTTTGTGACTTTGTCCTTCTGATTGATACAGAGGGTTTGAAATCACCAGCACTGGCCCAACTGGAGGACAGTTATGAGCATGACAATGAATTGGCCACGTTTGTGATTGGTCTTAGTGATGTAACCATCATCAATATAGCAATGGAAAATTCCACAGAGATGAAGGACGTCTTGCAGATAGCAGTTCATGCTTTTTTACGGATGAAGGAAGTTGGTAAAAAAACAGTCTGCCACTTTGTCCACCAAAATGTTGGTGGTGTTTCAGCAAATAACAAAAACCTGAATGAACGGAAAAAGCTCCTGGACCAGTTAAATGAGATGACAGTGATTGCAGCTGGGATGGAAAAGAAGTCTAACATAAAAAAATTCACTGATGTTTTGGATTatgatgtggaaaaaaataactggTATATACCAGGCCTATGGCATGGCACACCACCAATGGCACCAGTTAATTCAGGCTACAGTGTGGCTGTTCTTGATCTAAAGAAAACTCTCTTTGACATACTTAGAGCAAGAAAGAATGAAGAACCCTCTCAGATCCCAGGGTTCCTGCAATGGATGCGTAACTTGTGGAAGGCAGTGAAGTTTGAGAATTTCATCTTTAGTTTCAGAAACAGTCTTGTGGCCCATGCCTATGGCAGTCTTTGCAAAGAGTTTTCAGACTGGGAGTGGTCTTTCAAAAGACATATCTTGCCTTTGATTTCTAGTGCAGAAGTTCAACTATCTAATGTTGAAACCAATTCTATGGATGATGTTGCTGGAAGACTGAAGAAAGACTTACACAAAGAGATTGAGGTTCAAACCAAATCAATCAGTGAAAAACTGAAAGACTACTATAAAAAGAAAGAGCGTTACGTGCATTTGGTAGAAAAGTACAGAGCTGATTTTGGTAATAGCATTAAATCTCTGCAGAGTGAAATGACAGAggaagtgagaaagagagttgAATTTGCTCttgagaagagaagaaacaaggaaaaagtagAAGACATACAGAATAAGCACTCTGATATAATCAAATGCAAGGTCCTGCAATTACTGCAGAACTACAAAGACAGTGAGGTGACTGATGAGGATCTCAAAGCAGATTTTGAGAGAATGTGGACACAAGAGATGGGAAACATCCGTGGTTTTACAGAAAAAGATGTTCCTCATGATGTTTTTAGGAACTTTCGTTCAAGTTTTGAACATCGTAACGTAATGCAATATTTGCAGACAATGGGGAAATTGACAGAATATGGGCAAGAGCAGTTCAAGGCCAAgaaagaacatgtgaaactagGAAAATTAAAACGTTTAATATATGCAAACCGCAGTGTAAAGCACGATCTACAGAATACTGCAGATAATGTCATTTCCAGTTGCTTTAGGATGATTGAACAGATTACACAATCCAAAGGTGATTACCAAACTGCATTTACAAAAGATGTGCTTGATGAAATTAATGAACACCTCAGAAAAGCAGGCACCAATTACGATACCAAATTTGAATTTGACCTGAAATTGCACATTTGTGGCATTGCCTCTCGGGAATTCACAGAGATGCACAGGAAATATCTTGCTGAACAAGATCCACTGAAACATTTAAAGAAATTTAAGAGTCAGTATCTCTCTGATTTTATTGATTTGTACAGAAAGAATGACCAGTGTCACAGGAAGGCAAGAGAATTCACTCAGCTCTGTCTCAAGCCAGCAGTGACTGAGTACATCGAACAGTCCATCGGACCTGACATTGTTGATGCAGTTCTAGATAAAAGCCCAACTGAGTATAGTTCTCGAGTGCTGTGTCAGTACACAATTCAAAAGGAACTACTGGAAAAATCAAACTTTGAGGATTTTAACAGGTACATTTTGCAATACAATCCTTATATCAAAGAATGGATATACAATAGTATCGTTAAATGCTTTTCCAAAGACATATCTCTGCAAAATATAAAAAGGAAGAAGCTGAATGACATAATGCAAAAGATCATAAAAGCAATGGCAGCCTCTAAGGTTGATGACAATGGGACTCCTTTGCCAAATAATGAAAGAGGTGCGAGAAAGTTGATCCAGAACTTTTGCAAATATATGAGCTGTGAGATCTCAATTTCCATGAAAAAAGTGGAACAGGTCCTCTTTCAGAATACAGCCGATTGTGCTTCCTTCACCAAAAGTCTCAATGAATGTATAGAGGAGATGAAGCTACAGCTAATAGATGAGATCTCTGACTCTGATATCAAAGAGACACTGAACAGTGTGTCTGTGAAGCCCCAAAATGTGCTCTTTAAGAGGGTGTTTGGATGTGGGAAAAAGTGTCCCTTTTGCAAAACACCATGTgaagcagaaagaaaggaacATCAGGAACACCATGCAGCTGTGCACAGACCAAAAGGACTTTGTGGTTCTCTAAATAATAAAGCTCTTTGTGAAGAGATCTGTACATCTAGTGTACTTGGCAATAGAACTTTCGAAAATCAAGAAACAGATTTTGAACCTCAACTGTACAAAGACTACCGCAAATACTATCCAGACTGGCATATTACACCTGACATGTCTATAGAAGCCTCGGATTACTGGAAGTATGTAATGGTGACATTCAACAAGCAATTTGCTGAATTTTATAATGCAGAGCCAGCTGTGTATCCAGATGAATGGAAGAAAATCACTAAAGGGCAGGCTCTTCTTAGTCTAAAGAAAAACATACAGGGGGTCCTCAACTTACGTCGGAATTCCTTTCCCATGGTGTGA